A window of the Helianthus annuus cultivar XRQ/B chromosome 4, HanXRQr2.0-SUNRISE, whole genome shotgun sequence genome harbors these coding sequences:
- the LOC110934161 gene encoding uncharacterized protein LOC110934161, which yields MSVTKWRVRPVKFFELDWKIEKVHSSLSSSIAMASPLSLQTSDGGTSSHMFLSELREGSTGPIMIMVCRKWDVKSVNGRYMSTDYIVTDIKRGVMHCTARNNIAHYFFDKLKEGGVYLVNGFAVQPTNQYRVLKDNPFVIVRPAYADSDSEETVDSDRHESQLAGDGIGDDDGLHLIFSHEQLLDTQMMDVQVHSSLSSSIAMASPLSLQTSDGGTSSHMFLSELREGSTGPIMIMVCRKWDVKSVNGRYMSTDYIVTDIKRGVMHCTARNNIAHYFFDKLKEGGVYLVNGFAVQPTNQYRVLKDNPFVIVRPAYADSDSEETVDSDRHESQLAGDGIGDDDGLR from the exons ATGTCGGTTACGAAATGGAGAGTGCGACCTGTGAAGTTCTTTGAATTAGATTGGAAAATTGAAAAG GTTCATAGTTCCCTTTCCTCCTCTATTGCCATGGCCAGCCCCCTTAGTTTGCAAACGTCCGACGGTGGTACAAGCAGTCATATGTTCCTTAGTGAACTCCGTGAAGGGAGCACCGGACCTATCATGATAATGGTTTGTAGAAAATGGGACGTGAAAAGTGTTAACGGCAGGTACATGAGCACCGACTATATTGTCACTGACATAAAG AGAGGTGTGATGCATTGCACCGCAAGGAATAACATTGCCCACTATTTCTTTGACAAACTCAAAGAGGGCGGTGTATATTTGGTCAACGGTTTCGCCGTGCAACCTACAAATCAGTATCGGGTTCTTAAAGACAACCCCTTTGTGATCGTAAG GCCTGCTTATGCAGATTCGGATTCAGAAGAAACAGTTGACAGTGACCGACATGAAAG TCAGTTGGCTGGTGATGGGATTGGGGATGACGATGGCTTGC ATTTGATATTTTCTCATGAACAATTGTTGGATACCCAAATGATGGATGTGCAA GTTCATAGTTCCCTTTCCTCCTCTATTGCCATGGCCAGCCCCCTTAGTTTGCAAACGTCCGACGGTGGTACAAGCAGTCATATGTTCCTTAGTGAACTCCGTGAAGGGAGCACCGGACCTATCATGATAATGGTTTGTAGAAAATGGGACGTGAAAAGTGTTAACGGCAGGTACATGAGCACCGACTATATTGTCACTGACATAAAG AGAGGTGTGATGCATTGCACCGCAAGGAATAACATTGCCCACTATTTCTTTGACAAACTCAAAGAGGGCGGTGTATATTTGGTCAACGGTTTCGCCGTGCAACCTACAAATCAGTATCGGGTTCTTAAAGACAACCCCTTTGTGATCGTAAG GCCTGCTTATGCAGATTCGGATTCAGAAGAAACAGTTGACAGTGACCGACATGAAAG TCAGTTGGCTGGTGATGGGATTGGGGATGACGATGGCTTGCGTTAG
- the LOC110937858 gene encoding uncharacterized protein At4g19900, whose product MSSNIKPMENNKRSFFAVLTILLILLISFNGASIFSINIPFPENVAGDSRNLLTSSLANLMYAVEDENPSVISNTQMNLHEKDENPSVILNTQMKLHEKTVAGAGDSSRFIAGEAPPVISNTHLPLLRISHSLHLKKENPFVNSNTQLKSLENTAAGAGDSTRFFAGEAPPVILNTHLPLLRKSHSFPLESEDFPVKNKKILEVLTFMESSDQLRRGEFRSKVKNFFSKNESFSCKVRFFMTWISSLNTFSEKEFHSIETLFSTHPKGCLLIVSNSMDSNKGRQILKPFSEKGFRVTAISPDLKYLFKNTMAEPWFMKLTKGDLDVGYVPLGQNLSNLLRLCLLYKFGGVYMDTDVMVLKSFSKLKNSIGAQTLDLGSKNWSRLNNAVMVFDKMHPLVYKFIEEFALTFNGNKWGHNGPYLVSRVVSRLENRPGYNFTILPPMAFYPVNWNRVRNLFRGAKNETDAKWLRGKLRQIRSQSYAVHLWNKQSRRLRIEEGSIVGKILSNHCVFCNSSLDSIVRIE is encoded by the coding sequence ATGTCTTCAAACATTAAACCAATGGAAAACAACAAAAGATCTTTCTTTGCTGTTTTAACCATTCTTTTAATTTTGTTAATTTCTTTCAATGGAGCTTCTATCTTCTCCATTAATATACCCTTCCCGGAAAATGTCGCCGGAGATTCAAGAAACTTGCTGACGTCATCGTTGGCAAACTTGATGTATGCAGTTGAAGATGAAAACCCATCTGTAATTTCAAATACCCAGATGAACTTACATGAAAAAGATGAAAACCCATCTGTAATTTTAAATACCCAGATGAAATTACATGAAAAGACCGTCGCCGGCGCCGGAGATTCTTCAAGATTCATCGCCGGAGAAGCTCCGCCGGTGATTTCAAATACCCATTTGCCCCTTTTGCGTATATCACACAGTTTGCATCTTAAAAAAGAAAACCCATTTGTAAATTCGAATACCCAGTTGAAATCACTTGAAAACACGGCCGCCGGTGCCGGAGATTCCACAAGGTTCTTCGCCGGAGAAGCTCCGCcggtgattttgaatacccatttgcCCCTTTTGCGAAAATCACACAGCTTTCCTCTGGAATCTGAAGATTTTccggtaaaaaataaaaaaatcttggAGGTGTTGACTTTTATGGAGTCTTCTGACCAACTCCGGCGAGGTGAATTCCGGTCGAAAGTGAAGAACTTTTTCAGCAAGAATGAATCTTTTTCATGTAAAGTTCGTTTCTTTATGACTTGGATATCATCATTAAACACCTTTAGTGAAAAAGAGTTTCACTCAATAGAGACATTATTCAGCACACACCCAAAAGGGTGTctactaattgtgtcaaactcaATGGATTCAAATAAAGGAAGACAAATTCTAAAACCCTTTTCGGAAAAAGGGTTTAGAGTAACCGCGATTTCGCCTGATTTAAAGTACTTGTTCAAGAACACAATGGCAGAACCTTGGTTCATGAAGTTAACCAAAGGTGATCTTGATGTTGGTTATGTCCCATTAGGCCAAAATTTATCGAATTTGCTTCGGCTTTGTTTGTTGTATAAGTTTGGTGGTGTGTATATGGATACTGATGTTATGGTGTTGAAAAGCTTCTCTAAGTTGAAGAATTCAATAGGTGCACAAACATTGGATTTGGGTTCAAAGAATTGGAGCCGGTTGAATAATGCAGTCatggtgtttgataaaatgcatccGTTAGTTTACAAGTTTATTGAAGAATTTGCATTAACTTTCAATGGTAACAAATGGGGTCACAATGGTCCTTATTTGGTTTCAAGGGTAGTTTCAAGGCTTGAAAATAGACCGGGTTACAACTTTACTATTCTACCCCCAATGGCATTTTATCCTGTGAATTGGAATAGGGTTAGGAATCTCTTTCGTGGGGCGAAAAATGAGACCGATGCCAAATGGTTAAGGGGTAAACTTAGGCAGATTCGTAGCCAGAGTTATGCGGTTCATCTTTGGAATAAGCAAAGTCGAAGGCTTCGTATTGAAGAAGGAAGCATTGTGGGAAAGATCTTGTCAAACCATTGTGTTTTCTGCAATTCGTCGTTGGATAGCATTGTACGTATAGAATAG